The proteins below come from a single Methanospirillum lacunae genomic window:
- a CDS encoding response regulator, with product MADICDSFDTTRRIYILYIDDDPDLLIIWKKILEKTNYFWVDVALSADEGLRKMDEDRYDCIISDYQMPKMDGVQLLQFIREKNETIPVILFTLHHHVKNKIEGLNYPSIYFLEKKTDTQTQVASIIRIIMTALGNDSGLRK from the coding sequence ATGGCTGATATTTGTGATTCGTTTGACACGACCCGAAGAATTTATATTCTATATATCGATGATGACCCTGATTTATTAATAATCTGGAAAAAAATTCTTGAAAAAACCAATTATTTTTGGGTTGATGTCGCATTATCTGCTGATGAGGGACTACGAAAGATGGATGAAGATAGATATGATTGCATTATCTCTGATTATCAAATGCCAAAAATGGATGGAGTCCAGTTATTACAGTTCATTCGTGAGAAGAATGAGACCATTCCTGTAATACTGTTTACATTACATCATCATGTGAAAAATAAAATTGAAGGGCTAAATTATCCTTCAATATATTTTCTTGAAAAAAAAACAGATACTCAAACTCAAGTCGCCAGTATTATTCGAATCATCATGACTGCATTAGGTAATGATAGCGGATTGCGTAAGTAA
- a CDS encoding metallophosphoesterase encodes MAERDYTEKIPDDKSILVVSDVHLGGVEGPETINRMLHFLEKIQSGNAEVVCHPEQQDSSAAPVTKHLLPPTKIILLGDILDLWNPRHQDRNYAFLDGLIFFLKLQNIESDIIYVTGNHDEDSGEPVYSYGVDTPAKSDPAYSIYTLFKGLHGKIESLKIAWNPDHILELSPRHYPATSTHGHVHGLNAGGIHYVFVHGQQFDKQQITYSISQAIGFRFDVIDSIQEILNCSIVQEVRKSIPIMSFIGFYAIINLLAIIIPIFSGDSVSTWIRWLVGVVFAISLFGISAKGVQTFGFVQKTLPSSPLLFKACLGICIGEIVLIGIGAYFLALSVLDPLYTIGMVVFLWLFFIFIIPIVYGFISNWMYSYFFSAKNYDVKSVYEDALKSEKYTYNAEVLIFGHTHIPGTYPNTYDDIRIQGRSADGKPTLLINTGAWVRNENGIDDSFAYIDNNGVALMKWNDASRDISCTKYFPKEIIKKWSGRQSE; translated from the coding sequence ATGGCTGAGAGAGATTATACTGAAAAGATCCCGGATGACAAAAGTATACTGGTCGTATCTGATGTCCATCTCGGTGGCGTTGAAGGACCTGAAACGATCAACCGGATGTTGCACTTTCTGGAAAAAATCCAATCTGGAAATGCAGAGGTTGTCTGCCATCCTGAGCAGCAGGATAGTAGCGCAGCACCCGTAACGAAACACCTCCTTCCTCCAACAAAAATAATATTACTCGGAGATATTCTGGATTTATGGAATCCACGCCACCAGGATCGAAATTATGCCTTTCTTGATGGTCTTATCTTTTTTCTGAAACTCCAGAATATTGAGAGTGATATCATCTATGTAACCGGCAACCATGATGAGGATTCAGGTGAACCGGTGTACTCCTATGGAGTGGATACTCCTGCCAAATCAGACCCTGCCTATAGTATTTACACTCTTTTCAAGGGTTTGCATGGGAAGATAGAAAGTCTGAAAATTGCCTGGAATCCAGATCATATCCTTGAATTGAGTCCCAGGCATTACCCGGCTACTTCTACACATGGTCATGTTCATGGCCTCAATGCCGGTGGAATTCATTATGTCTTTGTTCATGGTCAGCAGTTTGACAAGCAGCAGATCACGTATTCCATCAGTCAGGCGATCGGGTTCAGATTTGATGTGATCGATTCGATCCAGGAGATCCTCAATTGTTCAATTGTCCAAGAGGTTCGAAAATCTATCCCGATAATGTCATTTATCGGGTTTTATGCAATTATTAACCTTCTTGCAATTATTATTCCCATCTTTTCCGGTGATAGTGTATCAACCTGGATACGCTGGCTTGTTGGGGTGGTATTTGCCATCTCATTGTTTGGCATTTCTGCTAAAGGAGTTCAGACATTTGGATTTGTTCAGAAAACACTTCCATCTTCTCCTCTTCTCTTCAAGGCATGTCTTGGTATCTGTATCGGTGAAATCGTCCTCATCGGAATTGGGGCGTATTTCCTTGCGTTAAGCGTTCTTGATCCACTATATACCATTGGGATGGTCGTGTTTCTCTGGCTGTTCTTTATATTTATCATCCCGATTGTGTATGGGTTCATCAGCAACTGGATGTACAGTTATTTTTTCAGTGCAAAAAATTACGATGTGAAAAGTGTGTACGAAGATGCATTGAAGAGTGAGAAATATACGTACAATGCAGAAGTTTTAATTTTTGGTCATACTCACATTCCCGGAACATATCCAAATACCTACGATGACATCAGGATTCAAGGGAGATCCGCTGATGGGAAACCAACCCTTCTTATTAACACCGGTGCCTGGGTGAGAAATGAGAATGGAATTGATGATAGTTTTGCTTACATCGACAATAACGGGGTGGCTCTCATGAAATGGAACGATGCTTCCCGGGATATTTCATGCACGAAATACTTCCCAAAAGAGATCATCAAAAAATGGTCTGGCAGACAGAGTGAATAA
- a CDS encoding ABC transporter permease gives METPGFFPIFMRDMNRYFRFKDQLFTSMLHPVLWLALFGFAMAGTFERILQSAIPPAGVMVVNYLTYMTPGMIAVTIMFSNLYGGFSVFFDKDWGILREILASPMPRRNLVIGISLSVIVKSLIQTTIIVILGLVLGVTAFSGQSPVQILVSIIGIVLFIGIFSTAIICVSLYVAFTTTSPEGYQGITTLLSMPFFFASNALYPINGLPPVIQEFSYLNPISHLTDGLRYFIIGDQFSSLGLVFSYNPVQIALSFVYLTVLAVIFFWITVRKINKSVIT, from the coding sequence ATGGAGACTCCCGGGTTTTTCCCAATATTTATGCGGGATATGAACCGGTATTTCAGGTTCAAGGACCAGTTGTTCACCTCGATGCTTCATCCGGTTCTCTGGCTCGCTTTATTCGGATTTGCAATGGCCGGAACGTTTGAGAGAATTCTCCAGTCTGCGATTCCTCCGGCAGGTGTAATGGTTGTCAATTACCTGACCTATATGACCCCGGGTATGATCGCTGTAACGATCATGTTTTCAAACCTGTATGGAGGATTTTCCGTCTTCTTTGACAAAGACTGGGGAATACTGAGAGAAATTCTTGCAAGTCCGATGCCCAGAAGGAACCTTGTCATCGGAATTTCCCTTTCTGTCATTGTGAAATCACTGATACAAACCACGATCATCGTTATACTTGGATTGGTGCTTGGTGTCACTGCATTTTCAGGTCAGAGTCCTGTTCAGATTCTTGTATCCATTATTGGCATAGTTCTTTTTATCGGGATATTTTCTACTGCCATCATATGTGTCTCGCTGTACGTGGCATTTACCACCACTTCTCCGGAAGGATACCAGGGAATTACTACACTCCTTTCGATGCCGTTTTTCTTTGCATCAAATGCCCTGTATCCGATAAACGGACTCCCCCCGGTGATCCAGGAGTTTTCGTACCTGAATCCGATCTCGCATCTGACTGATGGTCTGCGGTATTTTATTATCGGTGATCAATTTTCGTCTCTTGGACTTGTCTTTTCCTACAATCCTGTTCAGATTGCCCTGTCTTTTGTGTATCTTACAGTTCTGGCTGTCATTTTCTTTTGGATTACTGTCAGAAAGATAAACAAGTCAGTGATAACCTGA
- a CDS encoding ATP-binding cassette domain-containing protein has protein sequence MNENIVEVSNFSYSYGELEAVKDISFQVKKGEVFSFLGPNGAGKSTVINSLITLLPLQKGTVQIAGYDLRTEQENVRQSIGIVFQKITLDKDMTVRETLEFHGSIYLMGGAEKKNRIIELLKLVELTEKADVLVSTLSGGMKRRLEIARGLMTRPKVLFLDEPTIGLDPQTRRKTWEYLRSVNEEGTTVFLTTHYMDEADLLSDQIALIDHGKIVIQGTPAELKQSLGNDIVYLETSDNTRATDILKNIAGVRNISCYEGKLLITSEYDGTRLLPEIIREVNEGQIDVCAVNLKKPSMDDVFLHYTGTEMRD, from the coding sequence ATGAATGAGAATATTGTTGAAGTTTCGAATTTTTCGTACTCATACGGTGAACTGGAAGCTGTTAAGGATATCTCCTTTCAGGTGAAGAAGGGAGAGGTCTTTTCATTTCTTGGTCCAAACGGAGCAGGAAAAAGCACGGTGATAAATTCGCTGATTACCCTGCTTCCGCTTCAGAAGGGAACGGTACAGATAGCAGGATATGATCTCAGGACTGAACAGGAGAATGTCAGGCAGTCTATCGGGATTGTATTTCAGAAGATCACTCTTGACAAGGATATGACTGTCAGGGAAACGTTGGAGTTTCATGGAAGTATTTACCTGATGGGAGGTGCAGAAAAGAAAAATCGGATAATTGAATTGCTCAAACTTGTAGAACTCACTGAAAAGGCCGATGTTCTCGTCAGTACTCTTTCGGGGGGTATGAAACGGCGTCTTGAGATAGCACGAGGTCTTATGACCAGGCCGAAAGTTCTCTTTCTTGATGAGCCGACAATCGGGCTTGATCCCCAGACCAGAAGAAAGACCTGGGAGTATCTGAGATCAGTAAATGAGGAAGGAACGACGGTCTTTCTGACAACCCATTATATGGATGAGGCTGATCTTCTATCTGATCAGATTGCTCTCATCGATCATGGGAAAATTGTCATTCAGGGAACTCCGGCAGAACTTAAACAGAGTCTTGGAAACGATATTGTGTATCTTGAAACGTCAGACAATACCCGTGCAACAGATATTCTAAAAAATATTGCCGGAGTTCGGAATATCTCCTGCTATGAAGGAAAACTGCTTATCACATCAGAGTATGACGGGACACGTCTGCTCCCTGAGATCATAAGGGAAGTGAACGAAGGACAGATTGATGTGTGTGCAGTAAATCTCAAGAAACCAAGTATGGATGATGTATTTTTGCACTACACCGGCACGGAGATGAGGGACTAA